A stretch of DNA from Amylolactobacillus amylophilus DSM 20533 = JCM 1125:
ATATTTTTGGCTTACCAGGATTGATTGCATCTCGTTCTTTTCAAGGCGGTGAGGAACCGTTGACCATCTATGGTCCGGCAAAAATCGCTGATTTTGTCAAAACAGCACTCCAAGTTTCTGGTTCAAAACTGAGTTATAAGATTAACTTTGTTCCGCTCGTTGATGATGGTCTCGTCCTCGAGAACGATAGTTTCAAGGTTTATGCACGGAAATTGGAACATCGGGTGCCAAGCTTTGGTTTCCGTGTCGAAGAGAAACCACGTCCAGGTGAGTTACTTATTGATCAGCTTAAGCAATTCGAAATTCCCTCTGGCCCAATCTACGGCAAGTTAAAGGCTGGAGAAATTGTTACGCTTTCTGACGGAAGGGTACTTGACGGGAAGGATTTCATTGGCGTACCAAAGCCCGGTAGAATTGTGACCATCATCGGGGATACCAGACGTAACAAGAATATTGAGCTGTTGGCCAAAGACGCCGATGTGCTCGTGCATGAGGCAACATTTAGCCATGTTGAAGAAAGAATTGCCCATGCGTACTACCACTCTACAACAACGCAAGCCGCGTTGGTGGCTCAAAAAGCCCATGTTAAGAGATTAATTTTAACCCATATTTCTGCACGTTATACCGGTAAAAACGCGTATAATTTACAAAAAGAGGCCCGAAAAATATTTTCTAATTCACAAGTGGCGCGTGACTTTGATATGATAGAGATACCAATGAAAGGATAAATAATTATGGTTGAATCGCTGAGAGATAAGGTTGTTGTCGTAACTGGTGCATCTAGTGGAATTGGGAAAGCCGTTGTCATGCAGGCCGCAGAACGAGGGGCGACGTTAGTTCTTCTGGCTCGTAACAAGGCAAAACTCGAGGAGGTCGCGGCAGAAGCCAGTGCGGTTTCTGGAACTGATGCGTTCATTTTACCGACTGATATCAGTAAAGCTGACGAGATTGATCATTCATTCGCCAAGTTGATTACAAAGGTCAAACGAATTGATGTGCTCGTAAACGCTGCTGGCTTTGGTGACTTCGAGGATTTCTTATCTACTGAACCTAAAGTAATCACGGACATGTTCCAGACGAATGTACTAGGACTCATGTA
This window harbors:
- the rnz gene encoding ribonuclease Z — translated: MELEFLGTGAGVPAKGRNTSSIALKLLDELNEIWLFDCGEATQHQILSTNIRPRKITKIFLTHLHGDHIFGLPGLIASRSFQGGEEPLTIYGPAKIADFVKTALQVSGSKLSYKINFVPLVDDGLVLENDSFKVYARKLEHRVPSFGFRVEEKPRPGELLIDQLKQFEIPSGPIYGKLKAGEIVTLSDGRVLDGKDFIGVPKPGRIVTIIGDTRRNKNIELLAKDADVLVHEATFSHVEERIAHAYYHSTTTQAALVAQKAHVKRLILTHISARYTGKNAYNLQKEARKIFSNSQVARDFDMIEIPMKG